The genomic DNA CCTCCGCGGACAGCGTCACGTCGAGCGCTCCCAGGGACTCGGTGAGCTGCTCGCGCTTGCGCGCGCCGATGACGGGCACGATGTCCTGGCCCCGCGACAGCACCCAGGCCACCGCGAGCTGCGACGCGGTGACGCCCTTGCGCCGTGCCAGCGTGTCGAGCGCCGCGACCAGCCGCTGGTTCTTCTCGCCGTCCTCTCCCGTGAAGCGGGGCAGGTGGGAGCGGAAGTCCTTGGGGCCCTGGGGCTTGGAGCCACTGAGCAGCCCGCGCGACAGCACGCCGTACGCCGTCACGCCGATGCCCAGCTCCCTCAGGGTGGGGAGGATCTTCGCCTCGATGCCGCGGCTCACCAGCGAGTATTCGAGCTGCACGTCGACGATGGGGTGCACCGCGTGGGCGCGGCGGATGGTGTCCTCGCCCACCTCGGACAGGCCGATGGCGCGCACGTAGCCCGCCTTCACCAAGTCGGCGATGGCGCCGAGGGTGTCCTCGATGGGGACGGCCGGGTCGAGCCGCGACGGCCGGTAGATGTCGATGTGGTCCACGCCCAGGCGGTTGAGCGTGTAGGCGAGCGCGCTCTTCACCGCCACGGGGCGCGAGTCGTAGCCCAGCCACGCCCCATCCGGCCCGCGCAACGCGCCGAACTTCACGGAGATGAGCGCCTGGTCGCGCCGTCCCTGGAGCGCCCGGCCGAGCAGCAGCTCGTTGTGGCCCATGCCGTAGAAGTCACCGGTGTCGAAGAGCGTGACGCCGCGCTCGAGCGCCGCGTGGATGGTGGCGATGCTCTCGGCCTCGCTCGCGGGCCCGTACATGCCGGACATGCCCATGCAGCCGAGCGAGAGGGGGAAGACTTCCGGGCCGGTGCGGCCGAGGCGGCGAAGGGGGTGGTCGTTCATGGTGTGCTCCAGGGGGCTGCGAGATGGGAGAGATGTACTGTTCGCCTTCGCCGGGATAAATCCTCGACATCCGAACGCATTGTTCAGGGGAAACGAATGAACCGGCTCGAGGCGATGGAGCTGTTCCTCCGGGTGGCGGAGACGGGCTCGTTCACCGAGGCGGCCCGGCAACTGGGCCTGCCCAAGGCGAGTGCCACCACCCGGGTGCAGGCGCTCGAGGCGCGCCTGGGCGTGAAGCTCCTGCACCGCACCACGCGCCGGGTGTCGCTCACCCCGGAGGGCGCGCACTACCTCGAGGAGTGCGGCCGGCTGCTGCGCGAGCTCGAGGAGCTGGAGGGCTCGCTCGGCCAGGACCGCGCGAGCGCCAAGGGGCGGCTGCGCGTCGACGTGCCCACCTCGATGGGCCGGCATGTCCTCGCGCCCCGGCTGGGGGACTTCATCGAGCGCTACCCGGGCATCACGCTCGAGCTGGGCTGCACCGACCGGGTCGTGGACCTGGTGGCCGAGGGCATCGACTGCGTCATCCGGGGCGGCGAGGTGCATGACCCGAGCCTCGTGGCCCGGAAGATGGGGGAGACGCCCGTCATCACCTGCGCGGCGCCGGGCTACCTGCGGCGCCATGGCCCGCCGCGCTCACCCGAGGAGCTGGAGGGACATGTCTTCGTGAACTTCATCTCCCGGCGGACCGGCAAGGCGTTCGAGGTCGATTTCCAGCGGGGAGACCAGACCTTCGTGTTGCACCTGCCGCATCGCGTGGCGACCAACGATGCTGGGATTTCCCTGGCCCTGGCGGTCGCGGGCCAGGGGCTGCTGCAGGTGCCGGCCTCGGCCCCCGTGCGGCAACTCCTGGCGGACGGACAGCTCCAGCGGGTGTTGCCGGACTGGAGCGCGCCGCCGCTGCCCTTCTTCGTCATGTACGCGCCCACCCGGCGGCTGCCCACGCGGGTGCGCGTCTTCGTGGATTGGATCGTCGAGGTGTTCCGCGAGGAGTTCGCCGAGGCACACGCCTTCGTGGCCACGTCCCCCGCCACGCCGTGATTTGCGTCCGTACTGTAATAGTTTGACTAAATGGTAAAGCCTGCTTAAGTGGTGCTGCTTCGGGACGTTGGAGGTCCCGGGACATCCTCGAGAAGGGGTCTCCAGATGCAGCACTTGCGCGCTTGGGTTTGCCTCACCCTGCTGGGCCTGATGGGCACTGGCTGTGGAGGGGCCATCGATGAGAGTGACGCCGCGTCCTTCGGCGAGGCGTCCGCCGCCGCCACCGCGGCCATCTGCGGAGATGGCAACCGGAGCGCGGGTGAGGGGTGTGACGACGGGAACGTGAAGAATGGCGATGGCTGCAACAGCCAGTGCCAGGTCGAGGAGGGCTACGCGTGCGTGGACTCCAACTTCTCCCTGGACTTCACGGACCATTGGAAGGGCAGCGCTCCGAATCCCAACTGGACCATCAGCGCGGACAAGCTGACGGTGCGCCAGAGCACCAACTCCGATCCGACCATCTACATGAGCACGCTCCCGGCGGCGGGGACGACGCTGTCGTTCGAGCTGGCGGTGGAGACCACCGACGACGATGACTTCATCGGCTGGGTGGTGGGGTTCGAGCGGGGGGACGTCACCAATCCCAACGCCGACTTCATGTTGTTCGACTGGAAGCAGGCCAACCAGACCCTCGACTCCGGGGAAGTGGGCAAGGTGGGCATGGCCCTGAGCCGGGTGAAGGGCATCATCGCCCCCAAGGGTCATGACGGGCTCGGGAACTTCTGGCCGCACACGGGCGGCATCACCGAGCTGGCGCGGGCGAAGACCCTGGGGTCCGCAGGCTGGCAGGACAAGCGGACCTACCTGGTGACCATGGCCTACACGCCCTCAAACATCCGCGTCTGGGTGGATGGCGTGCTCCAGTTCGACATCTCGGGCTCCTTCCCCATCGGCAAGTTCGGCTTCTACACCAGCTCCCAGCCGCACGGCCGGTTCACGCTGGTCAGCCCCGTCAACAACAGCACCTGTGGTCTGGACCCGAGCGCGGATCCCGATGACGACGGCGTGCCCTCCAAGGACGACCCCGAGCCGTTCGATCCCGGCATCTGTGGGGACGCGAACCTCGATGGCCGCGACGACTGCGCGCCCGTGCCGCCGGAGGAGCCCTCGGGCGGATGGACGATGACGGGGAACATGGCGCTGCCGAGGCTGCAGCACACGGCGACGCTGCTGGACGACGGGAGGGTGCTGGTGGCCGGAGGCTTCAACGTGTCCGCGGAGCTGTATGACGAGCAGACGGGGGAGTGGACGGCCACGGGCAGCACGCTCACCACCCACCGGGGCCACACGGCGACGAAGCTGCCCAACGGCCAGGTGCTGATTGTGGGCGGAGGCGAGTGCCCGATTACCCGAATCACCGCGGAGCTGTACGTGCCGTCGGCGGGCCGGTGGAAGGGGGCGCGCAACACGCTGCAGCAGCGCTACCACCACACGGCGACGCTGCTGGGCAACGGCAAGGTGCTCGTCGTTGGAGGAGACGGCAGCGAGTACGGAGAGGACGCGCTGGCCACGGCCGAGGTGTACGACATCGCGAGCGACAGCTGGACGTACACCGGCTCGCTGTCCCAGGCGAGAGCCCACCACACGGCCACGACGCTGCCGGACGGCAAGGTGCTGGTGACGGGAGGCTTCAATGCCTCGGGCACGGCGCTGGCCACGGCCGAGGTGTATGACCCGGCGACGGGCCGCTTCTCCTTCGTGGGGGACATGAAGCTGGGACGCGGCTACCACACGGCCACGGCGCTGGCGGGAGGCAAGGTGCTGGTGACGGGCGGGGCGGGAATCGACCCGGCCCAGAGCGCGTCGGCGGAGCTGTACGACGCGGCGACGGGCACCTGGAGCTTCACCGGGAGCATGAAGCAGCCGCGGCGCTCGCACACGGCGACGCTGCTGCCCAACGGCAAGGTGCTGGTGGCGGGTGGCTACCACCAGGCCACGGGGATTCAGACGGCGTCGGACGTGTATGACCCGGCCACTGGCACCTGGAGCGAGACGTTCGCGATGAACGTGGACCGCTACGGCCAGACGGCCACGCTGCTGCCCAACGGCACGGTGCTCGCCGCCGGCGGTGTCAGCAACCACGACCAGTCCTCCAGCGAGTTCTACACGCCGTGACATGACGCGGTGGGCGCCCGACGGGCGTTCGTCTCGGGTTGTACCCTCGGGCACCTCGACCGTTCGTCGGGGTGCCGTGAACGGGTAGGATGGGCGAATGCATCAGGATTTGAATCGGGCCGCCGACGTCCTCCGCTCCGCCAAGGCGCTCCTCGTCGGGGCCGGGGCGGGCATGGGCGTGGACTCGGGACTGCCCGACTTCCGTGGCACCGAGGGCTTCTGGAAGGCCTATCCCGCGTACGCGAAGCTCGGACTCGACTTCGCGTCCATGGCCAATCCCCACTGGTTCGAGAAGGATCCCGCCTTCGCCTGGGGCTTCTACGGCCACCGGCTCGAGCTGTACCGGGCGACAGCGCCCCACGCGGGCTTCACGCTCCTGCGCGACTGGGCCGAGCGCATGCCCCATGGCGCCTTCGTCTTCACCTCCAACGTCGACGGCCACTTCCAGAAGGCGGGCTTTCCCGAGGAGCGCGTCCTGGAAGCGCACGGCTCCATCCACCACACGCAGTGTCTGGGACCTTGTGAGGAGCTGGGCTCCGCCGCGCCCTATACCGTGAGCGTGGATGCGGAGAGCTTCCGCGCGCGGGAGCCCCTGCCGGCCTGTCCCCGGTGTGGCTCGCTCGTGCGGCCCAACATCCTCATGTTCGGGGATGGGTGGTGGGACGACTCGCGCAGCCAGGTGCAGGAGGGGCGGCTCGAGCGGTGGTTGTCCACGGTGGAGCCCGGCTCGCTGGCGGTGGTGGAGTGTGGCGCGGGCACGGCCATCCCCTCGGTGCGGCGCTTCTGCGAGCACGCGGCGGCCCGGCTGGGCACGCTCATCCGCATCAACGTGCGCGAGTCCGAGGTGCCCCGGGGCGCCATCGGTCTGCCCATGACGGCCCTGGAGGCCCTGAGCGCCATCGACGCGCGGCTCAGGTGAGGGACGGCTCGGCGCGCACCTTCACGTCCGCCCGGGGCACGCCCAGCGCCAGTCCCGCCGCGCACAGGCGGATGAGGACGATCCACACCAGGTCCGCGAGCAGCAGGTGCACGAGCTGCATCCACACGGGCGCGAGCAGCACCACGTTCACCGTGCCCGCGAGCAGTTGCAGTCCATAGAGCACCCCGAGTTGCAGGGCCCCGCGCCGCACCGCGGGCGAGGGCCGCAGCCGGGCCACCATGGCCGCGGAGAACACCACGCCCGCGCCGACGAGGACCGCGAGCACCGGGTGCAGCACCCTCAGGCGCAGGAGCAGGTGCGCCGTGGGGGAAACGTCCTGGCTCAAGCCGTGCGCGAGGCTGGTGGCGGGAAAGAGCGTATCGCCCAGCGCCGCGATGGCGCCGCTCACGCCCAGCACCAGCAGGCCCGCGAGGCTTCCCAGCAACAGGCCGCCCGTGAGCCCCTGGCGCCGCCAGGACAGCCGCTCGCGTCCTTCCGCCCACCAGGCCGTCAGGGCGATGGCGCCCACCAGCAGGAAGGTGTTGAGCAGGTGCGCCGCCATCCAGAAGGCCCGGGCGATGGACTCGTTGCCGGCCACCATCTTGAAGAGCACCAGCCCCGCGCCCACCGCCGCCTCCGTCAGCATGAAGACGAGCGAGAAGACCGCGGGCTTGCGCACCGGGTGGCCCTTGGCATGCGCCCGGAGTCCCCAGACGCACAGCACCACCGCGAACACCAACGCGAGCCCGCTCGTCAGCCGGTGGGTGTATTCGATGAGCGTCTGCAGGTTGGGCGCGCGCGGCACCACCTCGCCGTTGCACACGGGCCAGTGGTCCCCACACCCGGCCCCGGAGCCCGTGGCGCGCACGAAGGCGCCCCACAGCACCACGGCCAGCGTGTAGGCGAGGGTGAACCAGCTGAAGACGCGGTAGGCACGGGAGGACTTGGTGGCGCTCATCGGCGCCTCTCTCCCTAACTCACTTCGCTCCGGCTTGCCCTGCCGCTCTCGTCCGCCCGCCCCTGGCCGCCTTCTCGCGGGTCATCCGACCGATTCGACAGTGTTATTGGAAAATTTTATTTGCCTCGGAATGTGGTCGAGGGTTAGGGTGCTGGCCATCGACGGATTTCACGAGCTGGACGCTTCGGCGTTCGGAGCGCCCGTGGGTCGAGGACCCCCCCAACTCGGCCCGCGGGCGTTTTTTTTGGAGGCATTCGTGGGCAGGATGAGCCGTACGGGAGACTCCCATGGCTCCAACACACCCTCCTCCGCCCGATTCTCCTCTGCAGAAGCACCTGCGGCGCATGATGGAAGCGCTCGCCGAGGGGCATAAGCACCACGCCCGGTGGATGGAGCAGTGGGAGCGCTACGAGGCCCGGGAGCGTGAGCGGTGGGCACGGGCCTCGCGGAGGGATTGGGAAGCGAAGGCGGAGCAGCGGGCCCGGGACTGGGAGGAGAAGGCGGAGCGGCAGGCCCGGGACTTCGAGGCGTGGGCGGAGCAGCGGGCCGGGGACGTGGAGCGGTGGGTGCAGCACCAGGCGCACGGGGTGGAGCAATGGGCGCGGCGCAACGCACCCAAGGTGGAGAAGTGGGCCGATCGCGTGGAGCGCAAGCAGCGCCGCAAGGAGTTGCGGCGCGAGCGGCGCGAGGCTCGCCGGGAGCGCGAGCGGGTCCGGAAGGAGCGGCTGCGCGAGGCAGCCCGGGCCAACCCCTTCCAGGGGTGGGTGTTCGCGATGGCCGCGCTGGTGATGCTGGGGATGGCCGTCTTCTCCCCGCACTGGTGGCTCATCTTCGTGGCGCTCGGGCTGGGCTCGTCGGCGGCGGGCATTCTCGGCCGTGCGCGGGAGCGGGAGCGGGCCTGGCTGGAGGCCTCGGCGCCCCGTGAGGCCCTGGAGAGCGGCGAGGGCTCGAGGCACGAGGCGCCCCACGAGGTGCCGCGCGAGGCCGAGGATCCCCGCGGGGCGCGGGTGGACGCGCTGTGTGACAAGCTGCTCGCGGAGCTGCGCGCGGGCCCGGCCATCCTGCGGGACGTGGTGCACCAGCCGGAGCAGACGGTGGAGGGGCTGCGCAAGAGCTGCCATGAGCTGGCGCGGCGGGAGCGGGAGCTGCGCGCGCTGAGCCCGCCCGAGGAGGAGCGCCGGTTGGAGGAGGAGCGCGCGCGGCTGTCCGCGCGGGTGGCGTCCGAGGGGGACGCGGTGGTGAAGGAGCGGCTGGAGAACGCGCTCCGGCTGCTCGACGAGCAGCGGAGGCAGCGCGCGGAGCTGGCCACGTCGGCCTCTCGGCTGGAGGCCGAGCACATGCGCCTGTACTACACGCTGGAGAGCCTCTACACGCAGGTGCTGCGGGTGCGCTCGGCGGACGCGGCGAACGTGGACGTGGCGGGCGCGGGCCTGCGCCAGAGCGTGGAGCAGCTGGGCCTGGAGATGGAGGCGGTGGCCAGCGCCGTGGAGGAGGTCAACAGCGACGGGGCCGGCCCCTCGCGGAGCCGCGTCCCCACGCGTTGACGCCCGGCCTACTCGTTGGCCCGTGACGGGGCGGGGGCGCGGGGCGGCGCCGTCACGCGCACCGTCTTGATGTTGAGGAACTCGAGCAGGCCGTGGCGCGCGAGCTCCCGGCCGTGGCCCGAGTGCTTCACCCCGCCGAAGGGCAGCCGGGGGTCGCTCGCCACCATGCCGTTGACGCACACCGTGCCCGCGTCCAGCCCGTCGATGAAGCGCTCCCGCTCCGCCTCGTCCCGCGTCCACACCGTGGCGCCCAGCCCGTAGGGCGTGTCGTTGGCGATGCGCAGCGCGTCCTCGGTGTCCTTCGCCCGGAAGAGCACGGCCACCGGGCCGAACAGCTCCTCGCGGTGCGCGGGACTGCCCGGAGGCGGTTGGGCCAGCACCGTGGCCGGATACCAGAAGCCAGGCCCCTCGGGCTTCTGTCCTCCGAGCAGCAGCCGGGCGCCCGCGGCCACGCTCCTCGTCACCTGCTCGTGCAGGCCGTCGCGGATGTGCGCCAGGGCGAGCGGCCCCAGCTCCGTGCCGGGCGCGTACGGGTCTCCCACCACCACGCGCCGCATGCGCTCGACGAAGCGGCGCTCGAACTCGGCGTAGAGGGGCTCGGGGGCGATGAAGCGCTTGGCCGCGATGCAGGACTGCCCGTTGTTGATGAGCCGCGCCTTCACCGCCGCGTCCACCGCCGCGTCCAGGTCCGCGCTCGGCAGCACCACGAAGGGATCGCTCCCGCCCAGCTCCAGCACCACCTTCTTGAGCTGCCCGCCCGCCCGTGCCCCCACGTCCCGGCCCGCCCCCTCGCTCCCGGTGAGCGTCACCGCCTTGATGCGGGAATCCTCGATGAGCCGGCGCACGCCCTCCACTTCCACGAACAGCGCCTGGAAGGCCCCCGGGGGAAAGCCCGCCCGCAGGAACAACTCCTCCAGGGCGAGCGCGCAGCCGGGCACGCTCGGGGCGTGTTTGAGCAGCCCCACGTTGCCGGCCATGAGCGCCGGAGCGGCGAAGCGCACCACCTGCCAGAAGGGGAAGTTCCACGGCATGATGGCCAGCACGGGCCCGAGCGGCTGGTAGCGCACGAAGCCCGTGTCCGGCGTCAGGTCCACGGCCTCATCCGCCAGGAAGCGCTCGGCGTGCTCGGCGTAGTAGCGGCAGGTGGCGGCGCACTTCTGGGCCTCGGCGCGCGCGGCCGCGAGCGGCTTGCCCATCTCCCGCGTCATCAGCCGCCCGTGGGCCTCCGCCTCCTCCTCCAGCAACTCGCCCGCCCGCTTCATCCACCGGGCGCGCTCGGCGAACGAGGTGTCGCGCAGCGCGCGAAACGTTTCCTCGGCGCGCATAAGCCTCGTCTCCACGTGCTCTTGGGAATGGGGGGCGTGGGTGCTCAGGGTCTGGCCCGTGCGGGGATCCACGGTGGCGAAGGGCATGGCGTCTCCTTCTCGGCTCCTTCTCGGGGAGCCCTGGAATCTGGACCCGGCGTTCAGAACGGACAAGCGGCGTCGGCCCTCGCGGGTGTCGCCCAGTCCTG from Melittangium boletus DSM 14713 includes the following:
- a CDS encoding aldo/keto reductase; translated protein: MNDHPLRRLGRTGPEVFPLSLGCMGMSGMYGPASEAESIATIHAALERGVTLFDTGDFYGMGHNELLLGRALQGRRDQALISVKFGALRGPDGAWLGYDSRPVAVKSALAYTLNRLGVDHIDIYRPSRLDPAVPIEDTLGAIADLVKAGYVRAIGLSEVGEDTIRRAHAVHPIVDVQLEYSLVSRGIEAKILPTLRELGIGVTAYGVLSRGLLSGSKPQGPKDFRSHLPRFTGEDGEKNQRLVAALDTLARRKGVTASQLAVAWVLSRGQDIVPVIGARKREQLTESLGALDVTLSAEDIQALEAAVPAEAVAGTRYAASQMSALDSER
- a CDS encoding LysR family transcriptional regulator; this translates as MNRLEAMELFLRVAETGSFTEAARQLGLPKASATTRVQALEARLGVKLLHRTTRRVSLTPEGAHYLEECGRLLRELEELEGSLGQDRASAKGRLRVDVPTSMGRHVLAPRLGDFIERYPGITLELGCTDRVVDLVAEGIDCVIRGGEVHDPSLVARKMGETPVITCAAPGYLRRHGPPRSPEELEGHVFVNFISRRTGKAFEVDFQRGDQTFVLHLPHRVATNDAGISLALAVAGQGLLQVPASAPVRQLLADGQLQRVLPDWSAPPLPFFVMYAPTRRLPTRVRVFVDWIVEVFREEFAEAHAFVATSPATP
- a CDS encoding kelch repeat-containing protein; translated protein: MRAWVCLTLLGLMGTGCGGAIDESDAASFGEASAAATAAICGDGNRSAGEGCDDGNVKNGDGCNSQCQVEEGYACVDSNFSLDFTDHWKGSAPNPNWTISADKLTVRQSTNSDPTIYMSTLPAAGTTLSFELAVETTDDDDFIGWVVGFERGDVTNPNADFMLFDWKQANQTLDSGEVGKVGMALSRVKGIIAPKGHDGLGNFWPHTGGITELARAKTLGSAGWQDKRTYLVTMAYTPSNIRVWVDGVLQFDISGSFPIGKFGFYTSSQPHGRFTLVSPVNNSTCGLDPSADPDDDGVPSKDDPEPFDPGICGDANLDGRDDCAPVPPEEPSGGWTMTGNMALPRLQHTATLLDDGRVLVAGGFNVSAELYDEQTGEWTATGSTLTTHRGHTATKLPNGQVLIVGGGECPITRITAELYVPSAGRWKGARNTLQQRYHHTATLLGNGKVLVVGGDGSEYGEDALATAEVYDIASDSWTYTGSLSQARAHHTATTLPDGKVLVTGGFNASGTALATAEVYDPATGRFSFVGDMKLGRGYHTATALAGGKVLVTGGAGIDPAQSASAELYDAATGTWSFTGSMKQPRRSHTATLLPNGKVLVAGGYHQATGIQTASDVYDPATGTWSETFAMNVDRYGQTATLLPNGTVLAAGGVSNHDQSSSEFYTP
- a CDS encoding SIR2 family NAD-dependent protein deacylase; the protein is MHQDLNRAADVLRSAKALLVGAGAGMGVDSGLPDFRGTEGFWKAYPAYAKLGLDFASMANPHWFEKDPAFAWGFYGHRLELYRATAPHAGFTLLRDWAERMPHGAFVFTSNVDGHFQKAGFPEERVLEAHGSIHHTQCLGPCEELGSAAPYTVSVDAESFRAREPLPACPRCGSLVRPNILMFGDGWWDDSRSQVQEGRLERWLSTVEPGSLAVVECGAGTAIPSVRRFCEHAAARLGTLIRINVRESEVPRGAIGLPMTALEALSAIDARLR
- a CDS encoding COX15/CtaA family protein; this encodes MSATKSSRAYRVFSWFTLAYTLAVVLWGAFVRATGSGAGCGDHWPVCNGEVVPRAPNLQTLIEYTHRLTSGLALVFAVVLCVWGLRAHAKGHPVRKPAVFSLVFMLTEAAVGAGLVLFKMVAGNESIARAFWMAAHLLNTFLLVGAIALTAWWAEGRERLSWRRQGLTGGLLLGSLAGLLVLGVSGAIAALGDTLFPATSLAHGLSQDVSPTAHLLLRLRVLHPVLAVLVGAGVVFSAAMVARLRPSPAVRRGALQLGVLYGLQLLAGTVNVVLLAPVWMQLVHLLLADLVWIVLIRLCAAGLALGVPRADVKVRAEPSLT
- a CDS encoding NAD-dependent succinate-semialdehyde dehydrogenase, coding for MPFATVDPRTGQTLSTHAPHSQEHVETRLMRAEETFRALRDTSFAERARWMKRAGELLEEEAEAHGRLMTREMGKPLAAARAEAQKCAATCRYYAEHAERFLADEAVDLTPDTGFVRYQPLGPVLAIMPWNFPFWQVVRFAAPALMAGNVGLLKHAPSVPGCALALEELFLRAGFPPGAFQALFVEVEGVRRLIEDSRIKAVTLTGSEGAGRDVGARAGGQLKKVVLELGGSDPFVVLPSADLDAAVDAAVKARLINNGQSCIAAKRFIAPEPLYAEFERRFVERMRRVVVGDPYAPGTELGPLALAHIRDGLHEQVTRSVAAGARLLLGGQKPEGPGFWYPATVLAQPPPGSPAHREELFGPVAVLFRAKDTEDALRIANDTPYGLGATVWTRDEAERERFIDGLDAGTVCVNGMVASDPRLPFGGVKHSGHGRELARHGLLEFLNIKTVRVTAPPRAPAPSRANE